The following are from one region of the Phormidium sp. PBR-2020 genome:
- a CDS encoding pentapeptide repeat-containing protein has protein sequence MDVDELLQRYNRGDRRFDKLQLQECELLNAQLNEAQFDGVDFRQARLGRSYFQRCQFRRANLSEAILWGTDFTDSDLSGALFRDADLSAARLTQANLKDSNFLKAMLCGANLSRANLERAHLIFADLRSTSDQRTNLDGAILCQADFSYAQLSQAQLHHANFQGAILTRANLATEPGIVPTDLTEADLRGADLSYADLSYAILQNANLEGADLTGTILDHADLQGATLPQGFQATPYH, from the coding sequence ATGGACGTTGACGAACTACTGCAACGCTACAACCGAGGCGATCGCCGCTTCGATAAGCTCCAATTACAAGAATGTGAACTCCTCAATGCTCAACTCAATGAGGCTCAATTTGATGGGGTAGATTTCCGCCAAGCTCGTTTAGGCCGCAGTTATTTCCAACGCTGTCAGTTTCGCCGGGCCAACTTGAGCGAGGCCATCCTCTGGGGAACGGACTTTACGGACAGCGACTTATCGGGGGCCCTCTTTCGCGATGCCGATTTGAGTGCGGCCCGTCTGACTCAGGCAAACCTCAAAGACAGCAATTTTCTCAAAGCCATGCTCTGTGGGGCGAATTTAAGTCGTGCTAACTTAGAGCGCGCTCATCTGATTTTTGCCGATTTACGCTCCACGTCCGATCAGCGTACGAACCTCGATGGAGCGATTCTCTGTCAAGCGGATTTTAGCTATGCTCAACTGAGCCAAGCTCAACTCCATCATGCCAATTTTCAAGGGGCAATTCTCACCCGAGCTAATCTCGCCACTGAACCCGGAATTGTTCCCACTGATTTAACTGAAGCTGATTTACGCGGCGCTGACCTCAGTTATGCTGACCTCAGTTACGCCATTTTGCAAAATGCTAATTTGGAGGGGGCAGATTTGACCGGAACGATTCTCGATCACGCTGACTTGCAGGGGGCAACCCTTCCCCAAGGCTTCCAAGCGACTCCTTATCATTAA
- a CDS encoding high light inducible protein, whose amino-acid sequence MTSRGYTNEEGGLMNNFAVEPKIYVDEKQQFGFNQYAEKLNGRLAMIGFISAIALEIATGHGVIGFLTNL is encoded by the coding sequence ATGACTTCTCGCGGATATACAAACGAAGAAGGCGGCCTGATGAACAACTTTGCCGTTGAACCCAAGATCTACGTTGATGAGAAACAGCAGTTTGGCTTCAACCAATATGCTGAGAAGCTCAACGGTCGCCTGGCCATGATTGGCTTCATCAGTGCGATCGCCCTAGAAATCGCTACCGGCCATGGTGTGATTGGTTTCTTGACCAACCTATAA